The Toxotes jaculatrix isolate fToxJac2 chromosome 14, fToxJac2.pri, whole genome shotgun sequence genome window below encodes:
- the bpnt2 gene encoding inositol monophosphatase 3 codes for MAPMGIRLSPLGVAVFCLLGVGVIYHLYAGVISSRLAAFRQRRKVDLRDLLAVSVEAAVLGGREVKKVRDENGLKEKSKGKTKEGATELLTMGDLKSHRKMYNLIKSTFPDIVVNSEEHDNVVEEPAVWSRDIPADILDKIEGHKDVPAESLTVWIDPLDATQEYTENLLKYVTTMVCVAVDGKPVIGVIHQPFSGFTAWAFVGQGSNMHPRSSYSLSPPNVIVSRSHSGKVKSFVHNAFGNNTIIEAGGAGYKVLSLLEMPATETGSMEQADVYIHITFIKKWDICAGAALLNAMGGHMTTLKGEDIDYSGTPLNKGGLVATVGVDHKAILERLPNWDPEKH; via the exons ATGGCTCCGATGGGTATCCGGCTGTCACCGCTCGGTGTGGCGGTGTTTTGCCTTCTTGGAGTCGGTGTCATCTATCACCTGTACGCCGGGGTCATCTCCAGCCGCTTGGCTGCTTTCAG acagaggagaaaagtggACCTGAGGGACCTGCTGGCGGTCTCAGTGGAGGCTGCAGTTCTTGGAGGTAGAGAG GTGAAGAAGGTGCGTGATGAAAATGGCCTGAAGGAGAAGTCGAAGGGCAAGACGAAGGAGGGAGCCACTGAGCTTCTGACCATGGGAGACCTGAAGTCTCACAGAAAGATGTACAACCTGATAAAGAGCACCTTCCCTGACATCGTG gtgaaCAGTGAGGAACATGACAACGTTGTGGAGGAGCCAGCAGTCTGGAGCCGGGACATTCCAGCAGACATACTAGACAAGATAGAGGGACACAAGGATGTTCCTGCTGAGAGCCTCACAGTGTGGATCGATCCTCTAGATGCCACACAGGAATATACAG AGAACCTCTTGAAGTATGTGACTACAATGGTATGTGTGGCTGTAGATGGTAAACCAGTCATCGGGGTCATACACCAGCCTTTCTCTGGGTTCACTG CCTGGGCGTTTGTGGGCCAGGGGTCAAATATGCATCCGCGGTCGTCCTATAGTCTCAGCCCTCCGAACGTGATTGTATCACGTTCCCACTCTggaaaagtcaaaagttttgtTCATAATGCTTTTGGAAATAATACAATCATAGaggcaggtggagcag gaTATAAGGTGCTGTCACTCTTGGAGATGCCGGCGACTGAAACGGGTTCCATGGAGCAGGCAGATGTTTACATCCACATCACCTTCATTAAGAAGTGGGACATCTGTGCTGGAGCGGCGCTGCTGAATGCAATGG GGGGCCATATGACAACCCTAAAGGGAGAGGACATTGACTACAGCGGGACACCTCTCAACAAAGGAGGACTGGTGGCCACTGTGGGGGTGGACCACAAGGCCATCCTGGAGAGACTACCAAACTGGGAccctgaaaaacactga
- the ankrd45 gene encoding ankyrin repeat domain-containing protein 45 isoform X1: MASIQEEVFRCVLSGDVETMKQRFEDELVSEESREEDFFGKKDGFGRSALLTACMLGRSAIARELVRHGAPVNEQTVRGYSPLHLAACWGHLETVRTLLELEADIQAKTFRGERPVDLARRYSKTDCVECLMQAEAKQDLMSYLAFVKDFISDSEKNLTKEDKNICMRVCSAKSDWIQTVKNPTVSDVTAQRKDTEDSLQPILNKLSGKMESMKLNMTPNSGK, encoded by the exons ATGGCATCGATACAGGAGGAAGTGTTCAGGTGCGTGTTGTCTGGGGACGTGGAGACCATGAAGCAGCGCTTTGAAGACGAGCTTGTCTCAGAGGAGTCGAGGGAAGAGGATTTCTTCGGAAAGAAGGACGGGTTTGGGAGAAGCGCCTTGTTGACCGCCTGCATGCTGGGAAGGAGCGCCATCGCCCGAGAGCTGGTCCGACACGGGGCGCCGGTCAACGAGCAGACTGTCAGGG GTTATTCACCGCTGCACCTCGCTGCTTGCTGGGGCCACTTGGAGACAGTGAGGACTCTGCTCGAACTGGAAGCTGACATACAAGCTAAGACCTTCAGAGGGGAGAGACCTGTAGACCTGGCCAGGAGATACTCCAAGACAGACTGTGTTGAGTGTCTCATGCAGGCAG AAGCTAAGCAGGACTTAATGTCTTATCTGGCCTTCGTGAAAGACTTTATTTCTGATTCAGAGAAGAATCTCACCAAGGAGGACAAG AACatctgtatgcgtgtgtgctcTGCCAAGTCAGACTGGATCCAGACTGTCAAAAACCCAACGGTCTCAGACGTCACAGCCCAGAGGAAAGACACAGAGGACTCTCTCCAGCCTATCCTCAACAAGCTGTCAG GAAAAATGGAGAGTATGAAACTGAATATGACACCAAACAGCGGAAAATAA
- the ankrd45 gene encoding ankyrin repeat domain-containing protein 45 isoform X2 has translation MASIQEEVFRCVLSGDVETMKQRFEDELVSEESREEDFFGKKDGFGRSALLTACMLGRSAIARELVRHGAPVNEQTVRGYSPLHLAACWGHLETVRTLLELEADIQAKTFRGERPVDLARRYSKTDCVECLMQAEAKQDLMSYLAFVKDFISDSEKNLTKEDKNICMRVCSAKSDWIQTVKNPTVSDVTAQRKDTEDSLQPILNKLSGCDSTQYVIQ, from the exons ATGGCATCGATACAGGAGGAAGTGTTCAGGTGCGTGTTGTCTGGGGACGTGGAGACCATGAAGCAGCGCTTTGAAGACGAGCTTGTCTCAGAGGAGTCGAGGGAAGAGGATTTCTTCGGAAAGAAGGACGGGTTTGGGAGAAGCGCCTTGTTGACCGCCTGCATGCTGGGAAGGAGCGCCATCGCCCGAGAGCTGGTCCGACACGGGGCGCCGGTCAACGAGCAGACTGTCAGGG GTTATTCACCGCTGCACCTCGCTGCTTGCTGGGGCCACTTGGAGACAGTGAGGACTCTGCTCGAACTGGAAGCTGACATACAAGCTAAGACCTTCAGAGGGGAGAGACCTGTAGACCTGGCCAGGAGATACTCCAAGACAGACTGTGTTGAGTGTCTCATGCAGGCAG AAGCTAAGCAGGACTTAATGTCTTATCTGGCCTTCGTGAAAGACTTTATTTCTGATTCAGAGAAGAATCTCACCAAGGAGGACAAG AACatctgtatgcgtgtgtgctcTGCCAAGTCAGACTGGATCCAGACTGTCAAAAACCCAACGGTCTCAGACGTCACAGCCCAGAGGAAAGACACAGAGGACTCTCTCCAGCCTATCCTCAACAAGCTGTCAG gtTGTGACAGCACACAGTACGTTATTCAGTAG